In Streptomyces sp. NBC_00433, a single genomic region encodes these proteins:
- a CDS encoding TerD family protein → MAREFERGHKAKISDLTAGTDLYVGVSIAGPGLTFDISCFGLDAKEELSDDRYFIFFNQPKSPEESIQLLGAQSGDTESFRVTLDRIPAAVQRLSFTATIDGGGQMSQVGPGYLRIVAGGEEVARYAFTGSEFSTERAVMLADIYLKDVWRFAAVGQGFDGGLAALLQNFGGEVAEEEPAPQQAAAPGFAPPAGAAPGFAPPPGGPAPSFGAPPPAPAPAPPAFGTPPPAPSFGGPPPAPAPAPPGYGTPPGGPGLHQAPTIIAPLAPAPGQPAPPPFGQVPPPGPTPGQIPGQPAPPGPPGYAQPPFGQQPPPGYGAQPAFGQQPAAGYAQPPAPTQGAGMAVAMQKYRELPTGQRWTQQNPKMMRADLSQAGGQPVLARQGSMVLYQGKVDFGYKGAGFTGRIVGNMTGQEMQLMRCTGGGQVFFAENAAYLHPIELQGDAICVSAENVLAFDESLQHEVRRIEGHGIPGGALFTMQFQGTGTVVVKTHGTPVVLPVTPTTYADSNAIVAWSSAAQVIVSSQVRLRRTAYPGHSGETVNLQFRGAPGNFIVVQPYEV, encoded by the coding sequence ATGGCCAGGGAATTCGAGCGTGGCCACAAGGCCAAGATCAGCGATCTGACCGCGGGGACGGATCTCTATGTCGGCGTGTCGATCGCGGGTCCCGGCCTGACGTTCGACATCAGCTGCTTCGGTCTGGACGCCAAGGAAGAGCTGTCCGACGACCGCTACTTCATCTTCTTCAACCAGCCGAAGTCCCCCGAGGAGTCCATCCAGCTGCTCGGGGCGCAGTCGGGTGACACCGAGTCCTTCCGGGTGACCCTCGACCGCATCCCGGCCGCCGTGCAGCGGCTGTCCTTCACCGCCACCATCGACGGCGGCGGCCAGATGTCCCAGGTCGGCCCCGGCTATCTGCGGATCGTCGCGGGGGGCGAGGAAGTCGCCCGATACGCCTTCACCGGCTCGGAATTCAGCACCGAGCGGGCGGTGATGCTCGCCGACATCTATCTCAAGGACGTCTGGCGCTTCGCCGCGGTCGGGCAGGGCTTCGACGGCGGGCTGGCCGCGCTGCTGCAGAATTTCGGCGGCGAGGTCGCCGAGGAGGAGCCGGCGCCGCAGCAGGCCGCGGCGCCGGGCTTCGCGCCCCCGGCGGGAGCCGCCCCCGGCTTCGCCCCGCCGCCCGGCGGCCCGGCCCCGTCCTTCGGCGCACCCCCGCCCGCCCCGGCTCCGGCCCCGCCCGCCTTCGGCACGCCGCCGCCCGCCCCGTCCTTCGGCGGGCCCCCGCCTGCTCCCGCCCCCGCGCCGCCCGGCTACGGCACGCCGCCCGGCGGCCCCGGGCTGCACCAGGCGCCGACGATCATCGCGCCGCTCGCACCCGCCCCCGGCCAGCCGGCCCCGCCGCCCTTCGGCCAGGTCCCGCCGCCCGGACCGACCCCGGGCCAGATCCCCGGCCAGCCCGCGCCGCCCGGACCGCCCGGATATGCCCAGCCGCCCTTCGGCCAGCAGCCGCCGCCCGGATACGGAGCGCAGCCTGCCTTCGGCCAGCAGCCCGCCGCCGGATATGCGCAGCCGCCGGCGCCCACGCAGGGCGCGGGCATGGCCGTGGCGATGCAGAAATACCGCGAGCTGCCCACCGGCCAGCGCTGGACGCAGCAGAATCCCAAGATGATGCGCGCCGACCTCAGCCAGGCCGGCGGCCAGCCGGTGCTCGCCCGGCAGGGCAGCATGGTGCTCTACCAGGGCAAGGTCGACTTCGGATACAAGGGCGCCGGCTTCACCGGCCGGATCGTCGGCAATATGACCGGCCAGGAGATGCAGCTGATGCGCTGCACCGGCGGCGGCCAGGTCTTCTTCGCCGAGAATGCCGCGTATCTGCACCCGATCGAGCTGCAGGGCGACGCCATCTGCGTGTCCGCGGAGAATGTCCTCGCCTTCGACGAGAGCCTGCAGCACGAGGTGCGCAGGATCGAGGGCCACGGCATCCCCGGCGGCGCGCTGTTCACCATGCAGTTCCAGGGCACGGGCACGGTGGTCGTGAAGACCCACGGCACCCCGGTCGTCCTGCCCGTCACCCCGACCACCTACGCCGACAGCAACGCCATCGTGGCGTGGTCGTCCGCCGCCCAGGTGATCGTCTCCAGCCAGGTGCGGCTGCGCAGGACCGCCTACCCCGGCCACAGCGGCGAGACCGTGAACCTCCAGTTCCGCGGCGCTCCCGGCAATTTCATCGTCGTCCAGCCCTACGAGGTGTGA
- a CDS encoding M48 family metallopeptidase, with protein MSADPARNLASQPARGHRTSAVEVRRSARRRRTVSAYRDGDRTVVLIPARMSAAEEQRWVAVMLEKLAAQESRRMPGDDELAARAERLSEQYLTGRAVPDTVRWVTNQNSRWGSCTPSEGSIRLSHRLQGMPEYVIDYVLLHELAHLLVPGHGPAFWKLLERYPRTERARGFLEGVVAADRLPHPPAGREGRGIGDGRGDREGRESREGHEVRGE; from the coding sequence GTGTCCGCCGATCCAGCGCGAAATCTCGCGAGCCAGCCCGCCCGCGGCCACCGGACGAGCGCGGTCGAAGTACGCCGCAGCGCCCGGCGGCGGCGGACGGTGTCCGCGTACCGCGACGGCGACCGCACGGTCGTCCTCATCCCGGCCCGGATGTCGGCCGCGGAGGAGCAGCGCTGGGTCGCCGTGATGCTGGAGAAGCTGGCGGCCCAGGAGAGCCGCAGGATGCCGGGCGACGACGAGCTCGCGGCCCGCGCCGAGCGCCTCTCCGAGCAGTATCTGACCGGTCGGGCGGTGCCCGACACGGTCCGCTGGGTGACCAACCAGAATTCCCGCTGGGGCTCCTGCACCCCGTCCGAGGGCAGCATCCGGCTGTCGCACCGGCTGCAGGGCATGCCCGAGTACGTCATCGACTACGTGCTGCTGCACGAGCTGGCGCATCTGCTGGTGCCGGGCCACGGCCCCGCCTTCTGGAAACTGCTGGAGCGCTATCCGCGCACCGAGCGGGCCCGCGGCTTCCTCGAAGGGGTCGTCGCCGCCGACCGGCTGCCGCATCCGCCGGCCGGCCGGGAGGGCCGCGGCATCGGTGACGGCAGGGGCGACAGGGAGGGCCGGGAGAGCCGCGAGGGCCACGAGGTCCGGGGGGAATAG